A window of the Emys orbicularis isolate rEmyOrb1 chromosome 1, rEmyOrb1.hap1, whole genome shotgun sequence genome harbors these coding sequences:
- the LOC135873722 gene encoding olfactory receptor 52B2-like: MMPADNHTVFDPVTYILTGILGTEESHVWIAIPFCLIYIATIFGNSLLLFIILTERSLHEPMYLFMSMLAAADLLLSTTAVPKMLAVFWFRAGEISFAACLTQMFFIHVSFIAESAILVAMAFDRYVAICDPLRYTIILTKSVIRKIGLSVVTRSFCIIFPFIFLVKQLKFCRTNLLPHTYCDHMGIARLACNDITVNLWYGVAMAIIVIGLDVVLIALSYGFILRAVFRLPSKAARLKALRTCGSHVCVILMFYMPSFFSSLAHQFGHIIPGYILNLLANLYMLIPPMLNPIVYGVTTKEILKRVINVC, translated from the coding sequence ATGATGCCAGCTGACAATCACACTGTTTTTGACCCTGTAACTTACATCCTGACTGGCATCCTGGGTACGGAGGAGTCTCATGTCTGGATTGCCATCCCCTTCTGTCTGATTTACATTGCGACAATTTTTGGGAACTCTCTCCTACTATTCATCATACTAACAGAAcgaagcctccatgagcccatgtatcTATTCATGTCCATGCTGGCCGCTGCTGATCTGCTGTTATCTACCACTGCAGTGCCCAAGATGCTGGCTGTATTCTGGTTTAGAGCGGGAGAAATTTCTTTTGCTGCCTGCCTGACCCAGATGTTCTTCATCCATGTCAGTTTTATTGCCGAGTCGGCCATCCTGGTGGCCATGGCGTTTGATCGGTACGTTGCCATCTGCGACCCCCTGAGATACACCATCATACTAACCAAGTCTGTCATCAGGAAAATAGGGCTGTCAGTTGTCACAAGAAGTTTCTGTATCATTTTCCCTTTCATCTTTCTCGTGAAGCAGCTGAAGTTCTGCAGAACCAACCTCCTGCCTCACACCTATTGTGATCACATGGGCATCGCCCGGCTGGCCTGCAACGACATCACAGTCAACCTCTGGTATGGTGTAGCCATGGCTATTATAGTAATTGGTTTGGATGTTGTGCTCATTGCTTTGTCTTATGGGTTTATCCTCAGGGCCGTCTTCCGGCTCCCCTCGAAGGCCGCCCGGCTCAAGGCTCTCCGCACCTGCGGCTCCCATGTCTGTGTCATACTGATGTTCTACATGCCATCCTTTTTCTCCTCTTTAGCACACCAGTTTGGGCACATCATCCCAGGTTATATTCTCAACCTACTGGCCAACCTCTACATGCTCATTCcccccatgttaaaccccatcGTGTATGGGGTGACAACAAAAGAGATCCTGAAACGGGTGATCAATGTGTGCTAA